From Paenibacillus graminis, a single genomic window includes:
- a CDS encoding GNAT family N-acetyltransferase — MSRNVIPLLYHSKEQIADITRLEQDCSQSDSFYINAGIEHLAKAGGDHGILCYQDNHIIGLLSWYTSDGRIANINAMVHPEHRREGVFRSLLQRAAEDMKPQGIEVLCFRFPQGSQAGLAAAQSLGAVFNRSEYLMALNPMIVNSPVSTDLSLFPAGPEDFEFMALALFPKETAGLRFP; from the coding sequence ATGTCAAGAAACGTCATTCCCCTGCTCTATCATTCCAAGGAACAAATCGCTGATATTACCCGGCTTGAGCAGGATTGCAGCCAATCGGATTCTTTCTACATCAATGCTGGCATTGAGCATCTCGCCAAAGCAGGTGGAGACCACGGAATCCTGTGTTATCAGGACAACCACATCATAGGGCTGCTCAGCTGGTATACCTCTGATGGCAGAATCGCGAATATCAATGCCATGGTTCATCCGGAGCACCGCCGCGAGGGAGTATTCCGCAGCTTGCTCCAGCGTGCTGCAGAAGATATGAAGCCTCAAGGCATAGAAGTTCTCTGCTTCCGGTTTCCTCAAGGCTCACAGGCCGGCCTAGCCGCTGCGCAGTCTCTTGGAGCAGTTTTTAACCGCTCTGAATACTTGATGGCGTTGAATCCCATGATAGTCAACAGCCCGGTATCTACGGATCTGTCTCTATTTCCCGCCGGGCCTGAGGATTTTGAGTTTATGGCATTGGCTTTATTTCCAAAAGAAACGGCTGGTCTCAGGTTCCCCTGA
- a CDS encoding EVE domain-containing protein: MKKEELHVLSTNTISEHSRFWIGVVSASHVKRGMLGGFAQLNHGKAAPLRRMSRGDWLIYYSPRTDLAKGTPLQAFTAIGQVADSRVYTYQMSESFVPFRRNISYIPCREVKIANLLDQLSFTRGNPNWGYSFRYGHFEIGREDFLTIAGSMLGAISR; the protein is encoded by the coding sequence ATGAAGAAGGAAGAGCTACATGTTCTTTCGACGAATACAATAAGCGAGCACAGCCGCTTCTGGATTGGTGTAGTCTCTGCTTCCCATGTGAAGCGGGGAATGCTGGGCGGATTCGCCCAGCTTAACCACGGCAAGGCAGCGCCATTGCGGCGGATGAGCCGTGGCGATTGGCTGATATACTACTCACCACGAACCGATTTGGCGAAAGGCACCCCTCTCCAAGCATTTACCGCGATCGGACAGGTTGCCGATAGCAGAGTCTACACATATCAGATGTCCGAATCCTTTGTGCCTTTCCGTCGCAACATCAGCTATATTCCGTGCCGGGAAGTGAAGATTGCTAATCTATTGGATCAGCTTAGCTTTACACGCGGGAATCCAAATTGGGGATACTCCTTCCGGTACGGCCATTTTGAGATCGGACGGGAAGATTTTTTGACGATTGCCGGCTCGATGCTGGGGGCCATAAGTCGATAA
- a CDS encoding DinB family protein, translated as MNTTEALQRFEETANHYIQELDGFSMEQLKRQPAENEWSLGQMYQHLINSALYMQLRNIEQCLTPSEGSAAPIVVKTKEGTAIFDQGSFPPIRVHVPPSPQYTPGQPESKEQLIQGLYTVIDRMKEILPQIEKGTMQNTVPHPRFGPLNAQEWFLLIEMHYRHHLLQMDRLTQFLEGSA; from the coding sequence ATGAATACCACCGAAGCATTGCAGCGTTTTGAAGAAACTGCAAATCACTATATTCAGGAGTTAGACGGTTTCAGCATGGAGCAGTTGAAGCGTCAGCCTGCGGAGAACGAGTGGTCGCTTGGACAAATGTATCAGCATTTAATTAATTCGGCGCTGTATATGCAGCTTCGCAATATTGAACAGTGCTTGACCCCAAGCGAAGGTTCTGCGGCCCCTATAGTGGTAAAAACTAAAGAGGGTACAGCGATATTCGATCAGGGAAGCTTTCCGCCAATACGCGTTCATGTCCCGCCATCCCCGCAGTACACCCCGGGACAGCCGGAGAGTAAAGAACAATTGATTCAGGGCTTGTATACGGTGATTGACCGCATGAAAGAAATCCTGCCGCAGATTGAAAAGGGGACAATGCAGAATACGGTGCCACATCCGCGATTCGGTCCGCTCAATGCACAAGAATGGTTTTTGCTTATTGAAATGCACTATCGTCATCATCTGCTGCAGATGGACCGGTTGACACAATTTTTGGAAGGCAGCGCATAA